One Burkholderia cenocepacia genomic window, TCCGTCGACCGTCATCGAGGCGCGCACGTCCGGCGCCAGCCGATCGCCGTAGCGCGACGCGAGCCGCGCGAGCGCACGCTCAATCGCGCGATCGCTGAACTGTCGCGACAGCGCGATCCGATCTGCAGCGAGACGAACCGTCTGCCGGCCGCTGGACGTCAACATGAAGTGTTCGACGCGCTCGACCCTACCGCCGTCTGCCAGACGCGTGGCCTGCAGCGGCATCACAAGGCGCGCAACCTGCACGTCTCGGGGGCCGTCGGTCCATTCGATGCTCAGCTGCGTGCCGTGTTCGTTCTTCGCGACGCGCACCGCGAACGACGTCGCGGGGAACCCTTCACGCAACACGCTCTGCACCAACTGCGCGGTCTCGACAAGCGTCAGCACGTCGGCGAGCACCGCGGGCGCGGTGGCGGATTCCCGGCTGACCCGCGCGCGGACGGACTCGGAAATTTGGGTATGGCGATCTGCAATGTGATGGAACATGTTGAACCTCGAATGATGGTGGACGGGACAACGTGAGGCGAGGGCGCCGGCGGCGGCCGCCGGCGCATTCGGTTTAGCCCTTCAGCTTGCGCATCTCTTCGGCGAGCACCCACATGGCGCGATTCAGGCGGAGATCCTGATCAATGCCGGTCACACCGCGTGTCGACATCCGACGACCAGTGGCCGAGCGACCACGCAATCCGCCCTTGATCACGTTCTCCTGCACGCGCTGGAACGTAGTCCAGAGGTCGGGGCGGTTGTCTTCGGTGCGACGCGCGCGAAGCAGCTGATCCTCGGTGATCGGCGCGGGCGCTTCGGTCACGTCGTACCGGAGCGCCAGCACCGACCGCGCAAACGCCTGTTGCTCGCCTTCATCGAGCTGCACGGCTTCCATCTCGCTCTTGCATTCGCGGATCAGGTCGAACCCGTCGAGCACCTCGTGCGCGCCGTCGACGACGTGGTCGACGACGTCGCCCTTGTGCGGCACCCGGATGTCGTGCGTCGTGTCGCCGAATACGAGACCGTTCTGGCAGACGAACCGGAAGTAACCGGCCAGCATCTGGTAGCTGCTCGACCCATCGTGGCTGTTGAGGAGGATGATTTCCGGGGTTTCCGGCGACGCGACCTGCGACGCGTGACGCAGCCGGAGCATGTGCTTCGTATGCTCGCGCTTCGCGTCGACGCGCACGCGGGTCTGGCAAACCATGAAGGGCTGGAACCCTTCTGCGCGCAGCTTCGTGAGGATCTCGATGGTCGGAATGTACGTGTAGCGGTCCGACCGTGAGTCGTGCTTGTCGGCCGCGAAGATCGACGGCGCGACCTCACGAATCTGCTCATCGGAGAGCGGCGTGTTCGAGCGAAGGATCGGGGCGTTACTGCCAAACTTGGTTGCGAGTTGCATGGTTTTCTCCGTTGAAGATTCAGGTTCGATGCGGGTCGTTCAGGAATTCGCTGGCGTCCGTCAACACCAGACGACGTAGTCGTAAGCGACGGTGCGCCGGTAGTAGTTCCGTCCATCCCACGGCGTGTACGTGTATTCCATGTACGCACAGTGCAGGACTACTATCCAATGGTGCAGTCGGTTCGTTTCCATCGTGACCTCCATCTGCGGTTGGTTTGCTCTTCAGGCCGACCGGGACCCAAGATTCCGAGTCCCCACGTAGGGGTTGTGCCGGTGCTGCCTGGACTTCGGCAGAACTGCTGCCGCCAGTCCCCTGAGTTCGTCGTCCCGCGACTGAAGGAGCCTGCCGGCGGGCGTGTTCAAGAGCGGTCGCAAAGCCGCACGCGGAGCGCAGCCCGTAGGGCGAGCACCGAACGGGTGCCGCGGCCGGCGAAGCGGACCCTTGAATGCGAACGACGGTGGGCTACGGTCGCGTTTGGGACGGCGAGCTCAGGGGCTGGCGGTACGCGAAAAGTTGAGACAGCACCGGCTCGCCGCGCGGCGAGCGCCCAATCGGGGCGGAGCCCCGGCTGTATAGGGGTATCGGGTTTGCGTCAGGGATTGAAGCCCGAAGGGGGCGAGACTCGCGCTGCGAGGCTCGACGCGCAGCGCGAAAGCCCGGCCCGTAGCGAAGCGAAGGGAGGCGCCCAGGGCCGACGGCAAATCCCACACGAACGCGTGGAACGGGGAGCGCGGCGGCAGAAGGCATGTGGATACGCGAAGCAGGGCGAGCTCGCCGGCGGCGAGCGCCCCCTCTCGCGGCCCCAAGGCCGCGAGACTGGATAGGCAGGTCCGCGTGTCGCGGCATCAACGCGACACGCGGTTGCGCTATGCTTTGGTGTGATCGTGTGAAATCAGAGACGAGTCGATGCTCATTCGAGAACAGGGACGCCTCATCAAGGTGCTGCGCGTCGAACCTCCCACACCGCCCCGGACCAGGGGGCGTCGGCGCGAACACGTGCTCGGCACGTTTCGCGCCGACGGGCCGATACCGGCCCAGCTGCTCGATGCACTGAGCCGTGACGAGCGCAAAGCGCTCGCGCGCTGGCTCGAGGTCTACCGAGAGGGCCAGCGGCGCACGGATGCACGCACGACGCTGGCCGCCGCGCCTGCGCAGCTCGAGTCGCTCGTCAGCGCACTGGAGGTGGCGGCTGATACATTGTCGGCTGCCGAGGCGGACCACCTGTGGGCGCAACTGCAGGCGATCGCGCGAACGTTGAGGCGCGCCGGCCACCCGCGGCCGCGCGCGGCACGGCGGCCGCCGGCGCCGATACCCGGGCAGCAAGACTTCTTCGGCGACCTAGACGAGCTCGAGCAGCTGGCTGAACAGTGAGTTCGCTCCCTTCCTCGCAAACCACCATGCATCCACACCGTATCGTCGAAGACAAAGGCCGCACGCGGATCCCGACTCAGCATCTCAACGATCAGGGGGGCCAGCGCTCAACGTGGCTGCGCTGGTGTCTACGCGCGCTCCGTGTCTTCAGAGCAGCACCCAAGGCCCATTGAGAGGCTTGACGAAAGATCGCCATGTCGAATCGACGCGGACCTTCATCACGACGACACCAGCAGTCCGCGCATGCGAAACTCGCCCGTACCTTGTTGCTGCCGATGGCCCCACGCGCCGATGGCGAATGCCGCGAGGACGAACGCGGCAGATAACACGAGTGTGATGGGATTCATGGTTACGCTGCGTTTCGGTGACGACAACCTGGCGCATGAGCGAAGAGGCGCACTGCATCTCGGGTCGTCTTGGGCGTTCTGGCAACAGGGGCAGAAGCCCTGATGCGAGCGTGCGCCCTATCGCCATGCCGATCGGTACGGTGCCGTACCTCGATCGCGCGCGCTGCGCTTGCGTGACCGGATAGCGAAATATCGGGCGATCCGGTGTTTGAACGACGTGCAGCGCACCACGGAACGCTTCCCGGAGACTGTTCTTCAGCGTACCGACTCGACGAGCCCGCGCGATGCACGATGACGTTCGTCACGTTCTTCAGCCGGGAGCGG contains:
- a CDS encoding LPD29 domain-containing protein produces the protein MFHHIADRHTQISESVRARVSRESATAPAVLADVLTLVETAQLVQSVLREGFPATSFAVRVAKNEHGTQLSIEWTDGPRDVQVARLVMPLQATRLADGGRVERVEHFMLTSSGRQTVRLAADRIALSRQFSDRAIERALARLASRYGDRLAPDVRASMTVDGYRAGNLQLLEVIGVHRAGSLRSGSNVQMDVAAMLAETSDVHGFPRSATAARLFVRRDVH
- a CDS encoding DUF932 domain-containing protein, yielding MQLATKFGSNAPILRSNTPLSDEQIREVAPSIFAADKHDSRSDRYTYIPTIEILTKLRAEGFQPFMVCQTRVRVDAKREHTKHMLRLRHASQVASPETPEIILLNSHDGSSSYQMLAGYFRFVCQNGLVFGDTTHDIRVPHKGDVVDHVVDGAHEVLDGFDLIRECKSEMEAVQLDEGEQQAFARSVLALRYDVTEAPAPITEDQLLRARRTEDNRPDLWTTFQRVQENVIKGGLRGRSATGRRMSTRGVTGIDQDLRLNRAMWVLAEEMRKLKG